GATCTTCCCCATAGATGCGTACCACTCTGCTAGCGCTTGAACGAATGTTGTCTTACCTGCACCTGGAGGCCCAGCAACTAGAATTCCCTCTGCTTTTTCCTTAAGCCTCTCTAGAAGCTTTTCACTGAGGTTGTAGTCTTCTATCGACAACTTTTTGACGGGTCTTACCGCGGTTATCTCTATCCTGTCGGCAAATGGCGGTCTCGCTATGACTATTCTATAGTTTCTGAGCTGAACAACGGTTGCACCTGGTTCGTCCAGCTCTATGAAGCTTTCTGGGTCTCTCTTCGCTCTCTCGACAATGTCATCTGCAATTTCTTCGAGCTCCTCCTCCGTTAGGGGCTCCTCCCTAATTGGAACTAATCTCCATTCGCCTGGCCTTCCTTTCTTTGCTAACGGTTTAACTCCAGCCTTAAGGTGGACGCTCATAGTTTCTTTGTCGAAAAAGTCCTCTAATCTTGTTTTTGGTTCTCTTCTGCTTTCTAGATAGATGACCTCTATTCCCTTGGCTATAGCTATGTCTCTTTGAACTTGATCTCCGGTTATGAGGATAGCATTCAGCTCTCTGGCAACTTCTCTTACCATATGGTCTATTTCTCCAGCCTTTGCCCTTCTGATTTGCCATAGTTCTGGTCTCTCTCCGTAAAACTCTAGGAGTATTTTTCCCTTGTCCGCAAGCTCTCTAAGCTTTTTGAGTTCTTCTAGGCCTGTGTGACCTATTGCCTTTCCTTCATTCGCCTGGTGCTCTATTTCAGCAACAACAGCTTCTGGTACAACAACCTTAACTTTTTCCTTAACTCGCCTTAAGTACTGGGTGAGCCTCCCATCAACTATCACGCTCGTGTCGGGGACTATTACTCTCACCTCTCTCACCTCAGCCAATGGTGAAATGGTCACTTTATTAGGGTTTCCTCCAAAAGCTTTAAATAACTAAAAGTAATTAAAAATGCTGGGGGTGGTAAAATGCCGCTGGTCGAAACTATCAGAAAGATAAAAGATGCTGAGGAGAAGACACTTAAGGATTACAAAGAACTCCTCAAAGAATTGAGGAAACCTGAAGATGCCGAACTTAAGAGAGTTATCTTGAGACTTGCAGTTGACAAGATCTTCCACAAGGAGTTAATGGAGGCAATTGAGAGAGCGTATAAAGAAGCAACATCTCTTCTTAGAGAGCATCTTGAACCATTCTATCCGGAACTTGAACCAATAAAGGAATCTATTATGGAGCTTGACCAAGGGTTAGCCCTTATACCAGGAATACCCTCCCTACTGCTGCCATTGGATTTCGGAAAAGTTGGGTACAGAATTCCCCCAGAGGAAGCCCTCGAGGAGTTAGTTAAAGGGTTCCCTGATGTATCCATAATTCCTGAGGATAAACTGAACCTACTTAGAGAGAAGCTTAAGGAGATTATGGAACATGAAGAAGAAATGATAGAAGGGTATAGAGACCTTGAAGAAAAAGCAAAGCATCCCATTATCAAGGACATATCAAAATCCGTTCTCCACAACGAGGAGCAGCATGAAGCCGTGTTGAAGAAGATTGCTGAGAAGTTTAGGGAATGATTTTCTCAGAAATATCTTATTTTTTATCGGGAGAGTTTTTACACATATTTGTCCCAAAAGCTACAGAAAAGGGCAAAGCTTTTTAAGGTGGCCTAACTACTATGCACGGGTGAAGGTCATGACAATAAAGGCTCCAACCTTAAATCTCCCAGGACTTGGCGTTGATCCCTTAACACAAAGAATTAAAGAGAAAGAAAAGAAATGGAAGTACAAAATAGCAGTTTTGAGCGGTAAAGGAGGTGTTGGCAAAAGTACAGTGGCAGTAAACCTAACAGCTGCCCTTGCAAAAATGGGATACTTCGTGGGAATATTAGATGCAGACATTCACGGGCCCAACGTAGCTAAAATGCTTGGGGTAGACAAAGCAGAAGTTTTAGCAGAAAAGTTTGAAGATGGCCACTTTGAGATGATACCGCCAATCGCTGATTTCATGGGTCAGGTAACCCCGATAAAAGTTATGAGCATGGGAATGATGGTTCCTGAGGATCAGCCAATAATATGGAGAGGAGCCTTAGTTACAAAGGCAATAAAACAACTCCTAGGAGATGTGAAGTGGGGAGAGCTGGATTTTATGATTATAGACTTTCCACCTGGCACCGGAGATGAAATACTTACAGTAGTTCAAAGCATAAAGCTTGATGCTGCAATAGTAGTAACTACCCCACAAGAAGTGGCTCTTTTGGATACTGGAAAGGCAGTTAACATGATGAAGAAGATGGAAGTTCCCTACATAGCAGTTATTGAGAACATGAGCTATCTAATCTGTCCACATTGTGGAAACAAGATCGACATCTTTGGTGAGGGTGGGGGGGAAAAGCTTGCTGAGAAGGAGGGAGTCGACTTCCTAGGCAAGGTTCCAATAGACCTCAAGGCAAGGGAGGCAAGTGATCTTGGAATTCCAATAGTCCTTTATGGCGACACCCCAGCGGCAAAAGCCTTTATGGAGATAGCAGAAAAGCTTGTAAATAAGTTGAAGGAAATGAAGAAGGATGCAGAAGAGGAGTGAGGGCATACTCTTAGCTCTATTTGGAATGATCCTCTATGGGCTTGAGCCGATAGTTATAAAGGCTAATCCCTCAAACCCAGCAAGCTTTGCTTTCTTTTCTGCTTTCCTTGCATCCCTAATCTTGCTTCCTTTTGTAGATATGAACTCAGTGAAAAATAATATCAAAAAAGGTATACTGATAGGGTTTTTTGGAACTTTCCTTGCCTATCTATCCTATTCTGCAGGTGCGAGACTATCTACAGCAATAAATGCGGCTCTAATAACTAGAGCAGAGGTTCTATTTTCCTTTATTCTTGCCTACATATTCCTTGGAGAGAGAATCACCATTAAGAGGGCTGTATATTCTTTTATAACTTTAGCCGGGGTAATAGCCGTTATAACTCGGGGAAAAATAGTTGAACCTAAAATGGGCGATATCTTGCTTCTTCTGGTTCCTTTCTTTTGGCAACTTGGTCACATAATTGCAAAGAAAACCAATGCAACTCCTCAGACAATAGCTTTCCTCCGTAATATTTTTGGATCCTTGTTCCTTCTACCACTTGCCCTTGTCAGTGGGATGGAATTCACGATTTATTCAGTGCCTGAGGGTGTAATAATAGCTCTTGGTCAAATTATTTGGTATGCATCAATAAGGAGAATAGATCTCTCCCTGGCAACAGCTATAATAACTCCTGCTCCTGCTGTTGCGATCGCTGTCGCCCTTATAATGGGGGAGGAGCTAACATCTTGGCATATCATTGGGTTCACTTTAATAACGGTGGGAACTCTTGGGCTTTCAATTAAAAGGGAACATTAAGTACTTCTGGTCCAATAATGCTCTTTTTCAGGGAATTTTCCTTCCTTGACTTCCCTATTGAATTCGCTTATTGCCCTAAGTATCTCCTCCTTTAGATTTGCGTATCTCTTGGCAAATGGGGGTGAGAAATCTATTAACCCCAAAACATCGTGCCATACGAGCACCTGGCCATCAACGTAGGGTCCAGAACCTATTCCGATTGTTGGTATTGAGACTTCCTCTGTTACGATTTTGGCAACATCTGCATACACAAACTCCAGAACAACAGCAAATGCTCCAGATTTTTCAAGTGCTTTGGCATCCCTAATTATCTCCTCTACTTCCTCATCACTTCCTCCCATAATGCGGTATCCTCCGAGCCTCAGATACCTTTGGGGCGTTAAGCCTGTGTGTCCCATTACTGGGATTCCCATTCTTACAAGCTTTTTAACAAGCTTCCTGTGATCATACCCTCCTTCTATCTTAACTGCATCTGCTCCTGCCCGAATTAGTCTCATAGCGTTTTTAATGCCCTCTTCCACGCTAACTTCATAGCTTCCGAACGGCATATCTGCAAGGACAAGAGCTCTTTTCACGGCCTTTGCAACTGCCTTAGTATGGAACACCATTTGTTCCATAGTTACGTTAAGAGTGTTTTCATCCCCATAAACAACCATACCAAGGGAGTCTCCCACAAAAATTATATCAAACCCAGCCTTATCTGCTAAGAGTGCTGATGGATAATCATAAGCAGTTATCATTGAGATTTTTTCCTTCCCTTTCATCTCCATGATTTTCCTTGGGGTTACTTCTCTCATTTTATCCACCGTATTAAATTGTTAAGAACGGTAATTAACGGTTTCGACGGTTAGTTTTTATATCCTTAAACATGACCTCTTTCGGTGAGAAGAGTGGAGTGGGAAATGGGTCTCCAAGAGGAATATCTCGAGCTAATAAAGGCAGGAAAAAAGAAAATTGAAGGGAGACTGTATGACGAGAAGAGGAGACAGATAAAACCCGGAGACATAATTTCCTTTGAGGGAGGAAGACTTAAGGTTAGGGTAAAGGCAATTAGGGTTTACAAGACCTTCAGAGAAATGCTCGAAAAGGAGGGGATAGAAAACGTTTTACCTGGAGTCGAGAGCATAGAAGAGGGCGTTCAAATATATAGAAAGTTCTATGATGAGGAAAGAGAGAAAAAGTATGGGGTTGTTGCAATAGAAATTGAACCAATGGACTAGACATGCTCCTTTATATCGCTCTTATTCTTTCTCAAGAACTCAAGTGTTGTTTTTATTGCTATCTTAACGGCTTTGACCTCGAGCTCATAACACATGCTTGGAGTGCTCCTTCCAGCCAAAAACGTTTTGTTGACAACTTGATCTGGAGTGTAGGGGACATGGATAAAGCCCGCTTTCTTAGGAAATCCATTGATTTTTGAAAAATGTAACGTTAGAAACATTACATAATTGCAGAGGTATGTTCCAGCACTGTAAGAAAGTCTTGCTGGAATACCATTTTGCCTAAGTTCCTTGACTATAGCTCTAACTGGTAAGGTTGCCATATATGCTAGGGGAGCACCTTCTACGATGGGTTCATCTATAGGCTGATAGCCATCGTTGTCTGGAATTCTTGCATCGAGGATGTTCACAGCTATTCTTTCCACGGCTATATTGCTATAAGTCGGGGCTAATCCGAGGTTTATCACGATATCTGGCTTTATCTCCCTCAAAAGTTCTTCAAGAATTGGTCTAGCTCTCTTCACGGAAACTGGAAGAACTCTTCCAACTATTTCAGCTCCGTCAATAACATTTCCATCGAGCTCCTGGGCAATTCTTTGGGTTGGATTTTTATCATCCCCTCCAAAGGGTTCGAAGCCAGTTATCAAAACCCTCATTAAGATCACCATCGAAATTAAGAAAAGCTATCCAATAAATTAGTTTCTGTTAGCTTTCCTGGACCTCCTCCCTGCCCTGAAGGGCGAGGCTTGAAAAATAAAAAGAGTCATGCTACATATACCTCTAACAGTTCTCCCTCCTTAACACTCCCAAGTGAACCTTCTAGCATTAGGGCAACTTCATCTCCAGGTATTGCAAACTCTACTTTTTCCCTATTTTTCTCTATTTCCATTATGATGCCCGTTCCTTTGCCCTTAATTTTGTAGCCTACTTTTATTATCCCACTCTCCACAGTTCCTATAATGACTTCCCTTCCTAAGATTTTCATCTTCTTCTGGAACTTAACTACAGCAACTGGTTTTTTAGAGACTATCGTAATTTTTTCATTTTTGCCCTCCTTCTTTCTTTTAAAGAACTCAAATATCCCCATTACCATCACCTCATCCTCCAGAGTAAGATTAAAGTCGTGAGAAGGTATGTTGCTCCCAAGAGAATTGTGCTAATTGGGAGTGGTATGAGAAAGAAAACTATGCCAGCTATAACAACAGGAACGAAGACCATTATTAGCAACGCTATTCCATCATATATCCTAAGTTCCGGAATCTCGACTCCCTCTATCTTAAACCCAACATAACTAACCCCAATGCTTGACGTGAGAAAGGGTGTTGAAAGTAAGGGCAGTAGGTATAGAGCACTTAGACCGTTAGACCATGAGGCTAATACAATGAAGACAATTGAGAACGTGAGTGGGCTTAGGGATATTGTGAGTGCTTTGGCAAGTAGGAATTGTCTCTTTGTTATTGGGAGATTTAGGAGAATATCCAACCCCTCCATTTCCATTTTAAAGACAATGTCAAGGAGAATAACACCCAAGGATGAGATAACAACGATCATTAATCCTGTTTCCTCCAGGGGGAAGCCATCCTTGAAGAGGTTCCATATGAAGTATAGACTCATGCCAATTGGAGACAAAAATGCTCCAAGGTAAGAGTTTCTTCGGAATATCATTTTGTAATCCCTTTGGACAAAGGCTAGAATTGGAGATGTTATTGACAATGAATATTCCATTGGAGCTTTCCCGTAAACCTTTATCCCTTCGAGGATCTCGTTTATCTTTTTTATGCTGTATACATACGAAAATGCCGTAGGGATTGCATACAGCATGAACATAATAAATCCTCTTAGGGGCTCTACAACAGTTGCCGCCGCCATCGGGAATATAATCGGGTACTTTTGGAATACTGGAGCGAAGTACTCAACGTTTTTCAGAACGAACCTTGAAACCAGTTGCAGAACAAAAAATATTGCAATGAAGAACATTTGTCCTATTGTCTTTGCAATAGCCTTTATTATACCTCCTTTCCCAACGTGAACACCGCCAAACTTGACTTGAAGAAGCACCCCAATTGCGTGACCAAGTAATATCGCAACTAAAACCCATCCTATGCCCAGCAGGATTGATAGGGGTTTCTTTAAGGCTAAGGCAGATGGAAGGAGAAGGAAAAATGCAGGAAGACATTCCAAAAGCAACGTGGCCGAAACTATTGAGTTGAAGTTTCTTAAGGGTAGTGGTTTGAGAGGGTCAATTGCCCTACTTGAGAGCAAATACCCAGAAGAGAGGGAGGTCGTGTAGAGGGCCATTATAAAGGCCACTATCAAGTAGGAGGAGAACACTATACCCCTGTACTCTTCTTTCGTCATAAATACTCCAATGCCGAACATTGCGCCAAATAGGAGATATGCAAGAGACTGAAGGCCAACTCCGAGCTTTAAGCTCCCTGACCACTTGAGGGATTCTTCTACCTTCTTGGGATCCTTTACTGCGGACGGATTGTCTTTGATCATCTGATAGTGTATCTCTCTGTATATTATCCTGATTATATCTAGCATCATCATTATAGGGCCTCCTTTAATGCCGAAACTATGTGGATTACCTCATCCTTAGCTTGTGTTAGCTTTAGGAAGACGTCTTCAAGACTTTCTTCCTTTGCAAGCGTTTTCAGCTCATCGACCGTTCCCTCTGCCACTATTCTGCCGTTATAAATTACTCCGATTCTATCGCATATCACTTCAGCAAGGGCAAGGATATGAGTGGAGAAAACTATGCTCTTTCCTTCCCTTTTAAACTCCAGAAGTAGTTCCCTGTATATTCTTGCACTCTTTGGATCAAGCCCATTCATGGCCTCGTCCAGTATAAGAACCTTTGGGTCATGGAGAAGGGATGCTATCAAGGATATCTTCTGCCTAGTTCCAAAACTCAGCGTCCCTATAAGCTGGTTCATGTATTCTCTGATTCCAAATGCTTCAACGAATCTTTCGACTCTTTCTTCAAGGACTTCGCGAGGAATCCTTCTAATGCTACCAATGAAGCTGAAGAACTCTGCTGGGGTCAGACTTTCATAAAGGGCTGGTGTTTCAGGGACAAACCCAACTATCTTTTTGACCTCAAGCGGGGATTTGCTTACATCTATTCCCTCCACAAGCACTCTTCCGGATGTTGGAGGAATTATGCCGGCAAGTATTCTCATCGTCGTTGACTTACCACTTCCATTCGGTCCTAGGAGACCATATATCTCTCCATCATTGACACTAAATGATATTCCTTTAATTACTTCATTTGAGCCAAACTTTTTTCTTAAATTAGAGACTTCTATCAAGACCATTCACCATAAGAACTGAAGGTTGGGATATTAAAACATTTTTCATTCATTTTTATTAAACCATGATTAGCCGGGAGAGTTCCTGAAGTTTAGTTCTGAGTTTCTGGTCTAGATTACTTGCCTCTGCCCCTCCTGCAATTGGCCATATTATTGAATCTATATGGAGGGGAGGGACTCCTGATTCTTTTGCAACTTTTCTCCAGAATATTGTGGGTTTTTCTGATGTCAATTTTGATGTAATTTTCTTTATCCTCGAATCCTCTGGAATTGGGATGTCCATAGGGTAAGGGATA
This is a stretch of genomic DNA from Pyrococcus sp. ST04. It encodes these proteins:
- a CDS encoding pyroglutamyl-peptidase I yields the protein MRVLITGFEPFGGDDKNPTQRIAQELDGNVIDGAEIVGRVLPVSVKRARPILEELLREIKPDIVINLGLAPTYSNIAVERIAVNILDARIPDNDGYQPIDEPIVEGAPLAYMATLPVRAIVKELRQNGIPARLSYSAGTYLCNYVMFLTLHFSKINGFPKKAGFIHVPYTPDQVVNKTFLAGRSTPSMCYELEVKAVKIAIKTTLEFLRKNKSDIKEHV
- the pbp11 gene encoding tRNA-binding protein Pbp11 encodes the protein MGIFEFFKRKKEGKNEKITIVSKKPVAVVKFQKKMKILGREVIIGTVESGIIKVGYKIKGKGTGIIMEIEKNREKVEFAIPGDEVALMLEGSLGSVKEGELLEVYVA
- a CDS encoding DMT family transporter, with the translated sequence MQKRSEGILLALFGMILYGLEPIVIKANPSNPASFAFFSAFLASLILLPFVDMNSVKNNIKKGILIGFFGTFLAYLSYSAGARLSTAINAALITRAEVLFSFILAYIFLGERITIKRAVYSFITLAGVIAVITRGKIVEPKMGDILLLLVPFFWQLGHIIAKKTNATPQTIAFLRNIFGSLFLLPLALVSGMEFTIYSVPEGVIIALGQIIWYASIRRIDLSLATAIITPAPAVAIAVALIMGEELTSWHIIGFTLITVGTLGLSIKREH
- a CDS encoding ABC transporter ATP-binding protein codes for the protein MIEVSNLRKKFGSNEVIKGISFSVNDGEIYGLLGPNGSGKSTTMRILAGIIPPTSGRVLVEGIDVSKSPLEVKKIVGFVPETPALYESLTPAEFFSFIGSIRRIPREVLEERVERFVEAFGIREYMNQLIGTLSFGTRQKISLIASLLHDPKVLILDEAMNGLDPKSARIYRELLLEFKREGKSIVFSTHILALAEVICDRIGVIYNGRIVAEGTVDELKTLAKEESLEDVFLKLTQAKDEVIHIVSALKEAL
- a CDS encoding Mrp/NBP35 family ATP-binding protein, which translates into the protein MTIKAPTLNLPGLGVDPLTQRIKEKEKKWKYKIAVLSGKGGVGKSTVAVNLTAALAKMGYFVGILDADIHGPNVAKMLGVDKAEVLAEKFEDGHFEMIPPIADFMGQVTPIKVMSMGMMVPEDQPIIWRGALVTKAIKQLLGDVKWGELDFMIIDFPPGTGDEILTVVQSIKLDAAIVVTTPQEVALLDTGKAVNMMKKMEVPYIAVIENMSYLICPHCGNKIDIFGEGGGEKLAEKEGVDFLGKVPIDLKAREASDLGIPIVLYGDTPAAKAFMEIAEKLVNKLKEMKKDAEEE
- the panB gene encoding 3-methyl-2-oxobutanoate hydroxymethyltransferase; protein product: MREVTPRKIMEMKGKEKISMITAYDYPSALLADKAGFDIIFVGDSLGMVVYGDENTLNVTMEQMVFHTKAVAKAVKRALVLADMPFGSYEVSVEEGIKNAMRLIRAGADAVKIEGGYDHRKLVKKLVRMGIPVMGHTGLTPQRYLRLGGYRIMGGSDEEVEEIIRDAKALEKSGAFAVVLEFVYADVAKIVTEEVSIPTIGIGSGPYVDGQVLVWHDVLGLIDFSPPFAKRYANLKEEILRAISEFNREVKEGKFPEKEHYWTRST
- a CDS encoding ASCH domain-containing protein, with product MEWEMGLQEEYLELIKAGKKKIEGRLYDEKRRQIKPGDIISFEGGRLKVRVKAIRVYKTFREMLEKEGIENVLPGVESIEEGVQIYRKFYDEEREKKYGVVAIEIEPMD